A portion of the Roseovarius sp. SCSIO 43702 genome contains these proteins:
- a CDS encoding tyrosine recombinase — protein MSAHPWIALFLDAQAAETGAAHNTLLAYARDLKDFEQWLERNGHSIAEADQRAIEGYLVHCDAQGLAQATRARRLSAIKQLYRFAFDDRLRPDNPAQRIKGPGRAKSLPKTLSEGQVEALLAAARTHGRGAGERLRNTCLMELLYATGMRVSELVGLPVAAARGDPRMLMIRGKGGKERLVPLSPPARTALAEWLAERDRAEDKARSKGHPPSPHLFPSRGKAGHLTRHRFYMLIKELAVAAGVPVAAVTPHTLRHAFATHLLANGADLVAIQALLGHADVATTEIYTHVLEERLRTLVLTHHPLAGETDQRNAGSGEREADA, from the coding sequence ATGAGCGCGCATCCCTGGATCGCGCTTTTCCTCGATGCCCAGGCCGCCGAGACCGGGGCTGCGCACAACACGCTTCTAGCCTATGCGCGTGACCTGAAGGATTTCGAACAATGGCTCGAAAGGAATGGGCATTCCATCGCTGAAGCCGACCAGCGCGCGATCGAGGGCTACCTGGTTCATTGCGATGCGCAGGGGTTGGCCCAGGCCACGCGGGCGCGGCGTCTGTCGGCGATCAAGCAGCTTTACCGCTTTGCCTTCGACGACCGGCTGCGCCCCGACAATCCGGCGCAACGGATCAAGGGGCCCGGCCGCGCCAAGTCGCTGCCGAAGACGTTGAGCGAGGGCCAGGTCGAGGCGCTCCTGGCGGCGGCGCGGACCCATGGGCGCGGCGCGGGAGAGCGGTTGCGCAACACCTGCCTCATGGAGCTTCTCTATGCCACGGGGATGCGCGTGAGCGAGCTGGTGGGGCTTCCCGTCGCCGCGGCGCGGGGCGATCCGCGCATGCTGATGATTCGCGGCAAGGGCGGGAAGGAGCGGCTTGTGCCGCTTTCGCCGCCGGCGCGGACCGCCCTTGCCGAATGGCTCGCGGAACGCGACCGGGCCGAGGACAAGGCGCGGTCGAAAGGGCATCCGCCCTCGCCCCACCTCTTTCCGTCGCGCGGGAAGGCGGGGCACCTGACCCGTCATCGGTTCTACATGTTGATCAAGGAACTGGCCGTCGCTGCCGGCGTTCCCGTGGCAGCAGTCACGCCGCATACGCTGCGCCATGCCTTCGCCACGCATCTTTTGGCGAACGGGGCCGATCTGGTGGCGATCCAGGCATTGCTGGGCCATGCGGACGTGGCGACGACGGAAATCTATACCCACGTGCTCGAGGAGCGGCTTCGGACGCTGGTGCTCACCCATCATCCCCTTGCGGGCGAGACGGACCAGCGAAACGCGGGAAGCGGCGAGCGCGAGGCGGACGCTTAG
- a CDS encoding shikimate kinase produces the protein MRGKKSGIGGEVPTVTRAGAFRLKKTVVMVGMMGAGKTAVGRALAARLDVPFLDSDAEIEAAAAMSIAEIFERDGEAFFRDREARVIARLLASERAILSTGGGAFMNPENRETISAKGVSVWLNADLALLWSRVKHKDTRPLLRTPDPYATLAELYEARIPHYAKADITVPSEAGLSIDDMADRVIDALLDRPDVLEVVR, from the coding sequence ATGAGGGGCAAAAAATCGGGGATTGGCGGGGAGGTGCCGACAGTGACGCGCGCGGGCGCATTCAGGCTGAAGAAGACGGTCGTCATGGTGGGGATGATGGGCGCCGGCAAAACCGCCGTTGGGCGCGCGCTCGCCGCCCGGCTGGATGTCCCTTTCCTCGATTCCGACGCCGAGATCGAAGCCGCCGCCGCCATGTCCATCGCCGAGATCTTCGAGCGTGACGGTGAGGCGTTCTTTCGTGATCGCGAGGCGCGGGTGATCGCGCGTCTGCTGGCCTCCGAGCGCGCGATCCTCAGCACCGGGGGCGGTGCCTTCATGAACCCCGAGAACCGCGAAACCATCTCGGCCAAGGGTGTGTCCGTGTGGCTCAACGCCGATCTGGCACTTCTCTGGAGCCGGGTGAAACACAAGGATACCAGGCCCTTGCTCCGCACCCCTGATCCCTACGCGACGCTGGCCGAGCTCTACGAGGCGCGCATCCCGCATTACGCGAAGGCCGATATCACCGTCCCGTCGGAGGCCGGGCTCAGCATCGACGACATGGCCGACCGCGTGATCGACGCGCTGCTTGACCGGCCCGATGTGCTTGAGGTGGTGCGATGA
- a CDS encoding FAD-dependent oxidoreductase — translation MKTHAKAVVIGGGVIGCSILYHLTKLGWSDVVLLERDELTSGSTWHAAANIHGLHDSANISRLQHYTMTLYNELEAETGQSCGVFQPGSLYLAQTEAREHQLKLQAAKAKLYGMNFSEIDRDRAEELHPLVNFDGIRCIMWEPDGGNVDPSGVTNAYAVGARQRGAEIHRFTPVTGTEQQKDGTWIVRTPKGDIHTEWVVNAAGLWGREVAKMAGIEVPLQPTEHQYFVTETIAEIDGMDRRLPSVADRDGEYYLRQEGKGLLIGAYERDMRFWAEDGTPLDFAHDLFPDDLERIMENVMRAMDRVPVAAEAGVKRVINGPMIWSPDSNVILGPVPELRNYFMCGGIIPGFSQSAGMGLMCAQWMIEGEMKYDMFAWDIARFGLWANDRDFIKAKVEDVYSHRFAIHYPNEERAAGRPLRTRPVYGMQKDMGAVFGLNYGWEHPQWFADEKGAKDTNGFTRQNWWEPVGEECRMLRDRAGIIDISNFAKYRVKGEGAADWLNSVFANNMPKSVGRSCLTPLISVRGGIAGDATVTRVAEDEFWVVSSGMAERYHKRFFDMVPLPEGTTFESMTEAMCGFNVAGPKSRELLQRLTNESLATEDFPFMRSKMIDIAGVRCLALRVSFTGDLGWELHCRTEDQKKLYEALLEAGKEFDAGPVGARALMSMRVEKGYGSWSREYSPEYFPHEVGLDMLCKMDKEFLHKAEAQKVVSEPKREELVLLHVDEEDTSASNADATGGEPIFRDGQGIGRVTSGTYGYTVGMSLALGYIKAGAAAPGDALEVMILGRPHKATILADPPFDPKGERLRA, via the coding sequence ATGAAAACCCACGCAAAGGCAGTCGTGATCGGGGGCGGTGTCATCGGCTGCTCGATTCTCTACCACCTGACCAAACTGGGCTGGAGCGATGTCGTGCTGCTCGAGCGCGACGAGCTTACATCCGGGTCGACCTGGCACGCGGCGGCCAACATCCACGGTCTGCATGACAGCGCCAATATCAGCCGCCTGCAACACTACACGATGACGCTCTACAACGAGCTTGAGGCCGAGACCGGCCAGAGCTGCGGCGTGTTCCAGCCCGGCTCGCTCTACCTCGCCCAGACCGAGGCGCGCGAGCACCAGCTCAAGCTCCAGGCCGCGAAGGCCAAGCTCTACGGCATGAACTTCTCCGAGATTGACCGCGACCGCGCCGAGGAACTGCATCCGCTGGTCAATTTCGACGGCATCCGCTGCATCATGTGGGAACCCGATGGCGGCAACGTGGACCCGTCGGGCGTGACCAACGCCTACGCGGTCGGCGCCCGCCAGCGGGGCGCGGAAATCCACCGCTTCACCCCCGTCACCGGCACCGAACAGCAGAAGGACGGCACCTGGATCGTGCGCACGCCCAAGGGTGACATCCACACCGAATGGGTCGTCAACGCCGCCGGCCTCTGGGGCCGCGAGGTGGCGAAAATGGCGGGGATCGAAGTGCCGCTCCAGCCGACCGAGCACCAGTATTTCGTGACCGAAACCATCGCCGAGATCGACGGCATGGACCGCCGCCTGCCGTCGGTGGCCGACCGCGATGGCGAGTATTACCTCCGCCAGGAAGGCAAGGGTCTTCTGATCGGCGCCTACGAGCGCGACATGCGGTTCTGGGCCGAGGACGGCACGCCGCTCGACTTCGCCCATGATCTCTTCCCCGACGATCTCGAGCGGATCATGGAGAACGTGATGCGCGCGATGGACCGCGTGCCGGTCGCCGCCGAAGCGGGCGTCAAGCGCGTGATCAACGGCCCGATGATCTGGTCGCCCGATTCGAACGTGATCCTCGGGCCGGTGCCGGAACTCAGGAACTACTTCATGTGCGGCGGTATCATTCCGGGGTTCTCGCAATCGGCGGGCATGGGCCTCATGTGCGCGCAATGGATGATCGAGGGCGAGATGAAATACGACATGTTCGCATGGGACATCGCGCGTTTCGGTCTCTGGGCCAACGACCGCGACTTCATCAAGGCCAAGGTCGAGGACGTGTATTCCCACCGCTTCGCCATCCATTACCCGAACGAAGAACGCGCGGCTGGCCGGCCGCTGCGCACCCGTCCCGTCTACGGGATGCAAAAGGACATGGGCGCGGTCTTCGGCCTCAACTACGGGTGGGAACATCCCCAGTGGTTCGCCGACGAGAAGGGCGCGAAGGACACCAACGGTTTCACCCGCCAGAACTGGTGGGAGCCGGTGGGCGAGGAGTGCCGGATGCTGCGCGACCGCGCGGGCATCATCGACATCTCGAACTTCGCCAAGTACCGCGTGAAGGGCGAGGGCGCGGCCGACTGGCTCAACTCGGTCTTCGCCAACAACATGCCGAAATCCGTGGGCCGCTCCTGTCTCACGCCGCTCATCTCGGTGCGCGGCGGCATCGCGGGTGACGCGACCGTGACGCGCGTGGCCGAGGATGAATTCTGGGTCGTCTCCTCGGGCATGGCCGAGCGGTATCACAAGCGCTTCTTCGACATGGTGCCGCTGCCCGAAGGCACAACCTTCGAATCGATGACCGAAGCCATGTGCGGCTTCAACGTCGCGGGCCCGAAATCGCGCGAGCTTCTGCAGCGCCTCACCAATGAAAGCCTCGCCACCGAGGACTTCCCCTTCATGCGCTCGAAGATGATCGACATCGCGGGTGTCCGCTGCCTGGCCCTCCGGGTCAGCTTCACCGGCGATCTGGGATGGGAGCTCCATTGCCGGACCGAGGATCAGAAAAAGCTCTACGAGGCCCTGCTCGAGGCCGGCAAGGAGTTCGACGCGGGTCCCGTCGGCGCGCGCGCGCTCATGTCGATGCGGGTCGAGAAGGGCTACGGCTCGTGGAGCCGCGAATACAGCCCCGAGTATTTCCCGCACGAGGTGGGGCTCGACATGCTGTGCAAGATGGACAAGGAATTCCTTCACAAGGCGGAGGCCCAGAAGGTTGTGTCCGAGCCCAAGCGCGAGGAGCTGGTCCTGCTGCACGTGGACGAGGAGGACACCAGCGCCTCGAACGCGGACGCCACGGGGGGCGAGCCCATCTTCCGCGACGGCCAGGGCATCGGGCGCGTCACCTCGGGCACCTACGGCTACACGGTCGGGATGAGCCTCGCGCTAGGGTACATCAAGGCCGGCGCCGCCGCTCCCGGCGACGCGCTCGAGGTCATGATCCTGGGCCGTCCGCACAAGGCCACGATCCTCGCGGATCCGCCCTTCGACCCCAAGGGCGAACGCCTCCGCGCCTGA
- a CDS encoding HlyC/CorC family transporter has product MDAASLSFDSAFWITTGAILALLVLSGFFSGSETALTAASRGKLKARAERGDGGAERALSITEDNERLIGSVLLGNNLVNILAASLATALFTRLFGESGVALATLVMTLLVLVFAEVLPKTYAITNAEAAASRAAPAITIVIRIFAPVVSAVRFFVRGVLRLFGVQTDPDSHILAVREEIAGALYLGQSEGVVEKEDRDRILGALDLGDRAVEEIMLHRSQIEMINAADGAQAILEQCLKSSHTRLPVFRDEPDNIVGVVHAKDLLRAMYKLVQAGDEMGSALDGFDILKVAKKPYFVPETTTLDDQMRQFLRMRSHFALVVDEYGTLQGLITLEDILEEIVGEITDEFDSDEEGMIRRAEDNNVVVDGAMTIRDLNRATDWSLPDDEANTVAGLVIHEAQMIPKESQVFIFHGFRFEVIERTDNRITRLKIRKLE; this is encoded by the coding sequence ATGGACGCCGCAAGCCTATCGTTCGATTCCGCCTTCTGGATCACCACGGGGGCGATCCTCGCCCTTCTCGTCCTCTCGGGCTTCTTCTCGGGGAGCGAGACCGCGCTTACCGCCGCGTCGCGCGGCAAGCTGAAGGCGCGGGCCGAACGGGGCGATGGCGGGGCCGAGCGCGCGCTGTCGATCACCGAGGACAACGAGCGGCTGATCGGCTCGGTGCTCCTGGGCAACAACCTCGTGAACATCCTCGCGGCCTCGCTTGCCACGGCGCTGTTCACCCGGCTCTTCGGCGAATCCGGCGTGGCCCTGGCGACGCTGGTGATGACGCTGCTGGTGCTGGTCTTCGCCGAGGTGCTGCCCAAGACCTATGCCATCACCAATGCCGAGGCGGCCGCGTCGCGCGCGGCGCCGGCGATCACGATCGTCATCCGCATCTTCGCGCCGGTGGTGAGCGCGGTGCGGTTCTTCGTGCGCGGGGTCCTGCGGCTTTTCGGGGTGCAGACCGATCCCGACAGCCACATCCTCGCCGTGCGCGAGGAGATCGCGGGCGCGCTCTATCTCGGGCAGTCCGAGGGCGTGGTGGAGAAGGAGGACCGCGACCGTATCCTGGGCGCGCTCGACCTTGGCGACCGCGCGGTCGAGGAGATCATGCTCCACCGCAGCCAGATCGAGATGATCAACGCCGCGGACGGCGCGCAGGCGATCCTCGAGCAATGCCTCAAGTCGAGCCACACGCGCCTGCCGGTCTTTCGCGACGAGCCCGACAACATCGTGGGCGTGGTGCACGCCAAGGACCTGCTGCGCGCGATGTACAAGCTGGTGCAGGCGGGCGACGAGATGGGCAGCGCGCTGGACGGGTTCGATATCCTCAAGGTCGCCAAGAAGCCCTATTTCGTGCCCGAGACCACGACGCTCGACGACCAGATGCGGCAATTCCTGCGGATGCGCAGCCATTTCGCGCTTGTCGTCGATGAATACGGCACCTTGCAGGGACTCATCACGCTCGAGGACATCCTCGAGGAGATCGTGGGCGAGATCACCGACGAGTTCGACAGCGACGAGGAAGGAATGATCCGCCGCGCCGAGGACAACAACGTGGTGGTGGACGGGGCGATGACGATCCGCGACCTCAACCGTGCGACGGACTGGTCGCTGCCGGATGACGAGGCGAACACGGTGGCGGGCCTCGTCATTCACGAGGCACAGATGATCCCGAAGGAAAGCCAGGTGTTCATCTTCCACGGCTTCCGCTTCGAGGTGATCGAGCGGACCGACAACCGGATCACGCGGCTGAAGATCCGCAAGCTCGAATAA